A stretch of Phragmites australis chromosome 12, lpPhrAust1.1, whole genome shotgun sequence DNA encodes these proteins:
- the LOC133886160 gene encoding uncharacterized protein LOC133886160 encodes MASSSRLCSDEELQKARDDLKELLVRSPIPDEFRSPGDEEEKEKKVNMGKKKKLYVLPKEYVEVLLNYKCRPLPKYEALAQAEEDKEKYKDIRTLVTDIRTLLTVADVLCRRDHDFIRTVQEKMRHELETKGYITYEATDDDDALRVLRHFNSVLEDDNKGATASQQGPRGRGRRRHRPGVMKHTGGVKKLN; translated from the coding sequence ATGGCAAGCTCCTCGAGGCTCTGTTCGGATGAGGAGCTGCAGAAGGCTAGGGATGATTTAAAAGAACTCCTCGTCCGAAGCCCAATCCCCGACGAGTTCCGGTCTCCCGGTgatgaagaggagaaggagaagaaggtcaatatgggaaagaagaagaagctgtaCGTGCTGCCGAAGGAGTATGTGGAGGTGCTCCTCAACTACAAGTGCAGGCCGCTCCCCAAGTACGAGGCGCTCGCCCAAGCAGAAGAGGACAAGGAGAAGTACAAGGACATCAGGACCTTGGTCACCGACATCAGGACCTTGCTCACCGTGGCCGATGTCTTGTGTAGGCGTGACCACGACTTTATACGCACCGTCCAGGAGAAGATGAGGCATGAGTTGGAGACCAAAGGTTACATCACCTACGAGGCCACTGACGACGATGATGCATTGAGGGTGCTACGGCATTTCAACAGTGTCCTCGAGGACGACAATAAGGGTGCAACGGCATCTCAGCAGGGTCCTCGAGGACGAGGACGCAGGAGGCACCGACCTGGAGTCATGAAGCACACTGGAGGGGTCAAGAAGCTAAACTGA
- the LOC133886980 gene encoding uncharacterized protein LOC133886980 produces the protein MASLGRLKSAIFDREARKMQYQSHIRGLNAYDRHKKFMKDYVQFYGHGKNEDNSLPIKTDKDTLREGYRFILSEEDDMDSTWEKRLVKRYYDKLFKEYCIADMTQYKKGKIGLRWRTEKEVISGKGQFICGNRHCDEKHGLGSYEVNFSYVEAGEQKQALVKLVACKRCAEKLAYKRQKEKKKEKEKEHSGEKEIELKERDKRKRGHEGSDDTSEDESTEKHCRKKKDHRKGASLGNLGNNDEGFEEFLEGMFP, from the exons ATGGCGTCGCTGGGGCGGCTCAAGTCGGCCATCTTCGACAGGGAGGCGAGGAAGAT GCAGTACCAGTCGCACATCCGGGGGCTCAACGCGTATGATCGCCATAAGAAGTTCATGAAAGATTATG TTCAGTTTTATGGCCACGGCAAAAATGAGGATAATAGTTTACCCATCAAAACTGATAAAGATACACTGAGAGAAGGATACAG ATTCATTCTTTCTGAAGAAGATGACATGGATTCAACTTGGGAGAAGAGGCTGGTTAAACGTTATTATGATAAGCTTTTTAAGGA ATATTGCATTGCTGACATGACCCAGTATAAAAAAGGAAAG ATTGGATTGAGATGGAGAACAGAAAAGGAGGTGATATCTGGAAAAG GGCAGTTTATCTGTGGCAATAGACATTGTGACGAAAAACATGGGCTAGGTAGTTATGAG GTGAATTTTTCTTATGTCGAAGCAGGGGAGCAGAAACAAGCACTGGTGAAATTGGTAGCTTGCAAGAG ATGTGCAGAAAAGCTTGCTTATAAGAggcaaaaggagaagaagaaagagaaggaaaaggagcACTCTGGTGAAAAGGAAATTGAGTTAAAAGAAAGGGACAAGAGAAAGAG AGGACATGAGGGAAGTGACGACACCTCAGAGGATGAATCAACTGAGAAACATTGCAGAAAGAAAAAAG ATCATCGGAAGGGAGCTTCTTTGGGGAATTTGGGCAACAATGATGAAGGCTTCGAGGAGTTCCTTGAAGGCATGTTCCCGTGA
- the LOC133886610 gene encoding uncharacterized protein LOC133886610, which produces MPATASGGARPEEATAPPASASCTGTRPEELTARLAAAGPASGGSGGEEVERERVRALREIKNQIIGNRTKKLLYLRLGAVPAVVAALAEPGASPAALVQAAAAAGSFACGVDDGARAVLDAGAAGHLTRLLAHPDEKVVDASARALRMIYQSKLAPKFDFNDEKNMDFLLSLLNSKNENITELAATAISHSCESNAEQLALCTAGVPQRLVSLFGGSMNLRDACLDSVTTIIRNNREVASRFASMDHGKAFCSIVGLIHDRSPHTRLLACLCLIALGHASPCHFHDRQIKTKLILVLLELMEEPGHVGDEAPLALMTLIKDSLELQKQALTTNAVEKLSNHLLANSLETRRAVTILLALSELCSKLEESRSRLMSVQVSTLILDALKHDCTDIRVAACSCLKNLTRSPKVLSGGELSCDTVIAPLVQLLYDSSTSVQVAALGAICNIAVNLTPRKSVLLHSGVVSQLVHLSKSMDPTLRLKSVWALRNIMFLLSPKDKDVIMKELTVSTLSSLICDSERFVQEQTLALIHNLVDGYVDSTNYVIGEDGLVINAISRQLHSVSAPGVCIQGMFVLANIAAGNELNKEAVMNVLVPHRADRIKPSFVVNYLQSKDKQLRVATLWCILNLIYPKCEAASSRVVRLQSAGVILQVKSMINDPCLDCKLRVRMVLEHCLDNADDCFM; this is translated from the exons ATGCCGgccacggcgagcggcggcgcgcGGCCGGAGGAGGCGACCGCTCCACCGGCGTCGGCGTCCTGCACGGGGACGAGGCCGGAGGAGCTGACGGCGAGGCTGGCGGCCGCGGGACCCGCCtcgggcggcagcggcggagaGGAGGTGGAGCGCGAGCGGGTGCGCGCGCTGCGCGAGATCAAGAACCAGATCATTGGGAACCGGACCAAGAAGCTGCTCTACCTCCGCCTGGGCGCCGTGCCGGCGGTCGTGGCGGCGCTGGCTGAGCCGGGGGCATCGCCGGCGGCGCTCGTgcaggcggcggccgcggcgggaaGCTTCGCGTGCGGCGTGGACGACGGCGCGCGCGCCGTGCTGGACGCTGGCGCCGCGGGGCACCTGACGCGGCTCCTCGCGCACCCCGACGAGAAG GTTGTGGATGCAAGTGCACGTGCTCTCAGAATGATATATCAATCAAAACTAGCTCCGAAGTTTGATTTCaatgatgagaaaaatatggATTTTCTTCTTTCCCTTTTGAACAGCAAGAACGAGAATATCACAGAGCTAGCTGCTACTGCTATATCTCACTCTTGTGAAAGCAATGCAGAACAATTGGCACTATGCACTGCTGGAGTTCCACAGAGACTTGTTAGCCTTTTTGGAGGTTCTATGAATCTGCGGGATGCTTGTTTAGATTCTGTGACTACAATAATTAGAAATAACAGGGAAGTTGCTTCAAGATTTGCATCAATGGACCATGGAAAAGCTTTTTGTTCGATAGTTGGGTTAATACATGATCGGAGTCCACACACTAGACTACTTGCTTGTCTATGCTTGATTGCACTTGGGCATGCTTCTCCCTGTCATTTCCATGACAGACAAATTAAGACCAAGTTGATTCTggtcttacttgagctcatggaagaaccTGGTCATGTAGGAGATGAGGCTCCCTTGGCATTAATGACCCTGATAAAAGACAGCTTGGAACTGCAGAAACAAGCCCTTACAACAAATGCAGTTGAGAAGCTCAGCAATCATCTGCTAGCAAATTCATTGGAGACAAGGCGAGCAGTAACCATATTGCTTGCGTTATCTGAACTTTGCTCAAAACTGGAAGAGTCAAGATCTCGGCTTATGTCGGTTCAG GTATCAACCTTAATTCTTGATGCATTGAAGCATGATTGTACCGATATCCGAGTTGCAGCATGTTCATGTCTGAAGAATCTCACCAGGTCACCAAAG GTACTTAGTGGAGGCGAACTATCTTGTGATACAGTTATTGCCCCCTTGGTCCAGCTTTTATATGACTCATCTACTTCAGTCCAG GTTGCTGCTCTTGGTGCCATTTGCAATATTGCTGTCAATTTAACACCCAGAAAATCGGTTCTTCTTCATTCTGGGGTTGTCTCACAACTTGTTCATTTATCGAAGTCTATGGATCCAACATTGAGGCTAAAATCTGTATGGGCTCTCAGGAATATTATGTTCCTTCTGAGTCCAAAAGATAAAGACGTCATTATGAAGGAGTTAACCGTATCTACTCTTTCAAGCCTCATATGTG ATTCTGAGCGTTTTGTTCAGGAGCAGACCTTGGCACTTATTCACAATCTTGTCGATGGATATGTGGACTCTACCAATTATGTCATTGGTGAAGATGGATTGGTTATAAATGCTATTTCAAGACAACTGCATAGTGTATCTGCCCCGGGAGTGTGTATTCAG GGTATGTTTGTGCTTGCAAATATTGCGGCTGGAAATGAATTGAACAAGGAAGCAGTGATGAATGTTCTTGTTCCTCACCGAGCAGATCGCATCAAGCCATCTTTTGTGGTGAACTATCTGCAGAGCAAGGATAAACAGTTGCGAGTTGCTACCTTGTGGTGTATTCTGAACTTGATTTACCCAAAATGCGAGGCCGCATCTAGTCGAGTTGTCAGACTCCAAAGTGCTGGGGTAATCCTACAAGTAAAGAGCATGATAAATGACCCCTGCTTGGATTGCAAG CTCAGAGTACGTATGGTGCTTGAACACTGCTTGGACAATGCCGATGACTGTTTCATGTGA